One window of Saccharicrinis carchari genomic DNA carries:
- the glmS gene encoding glutamine--fructose-6-phosphate transaminase (isomerizing): MCGIVAYVGDKMAYPILIKGLQRLEYRGYDSAGIALLNSGIHTYKCLGKVNDLEMHAKGEPLSGTIGMGHTRWATHGEPSDANAHPHTSMNGKFTLVHNGIIENYAHLKKELELRGYQFRSDTDTEVLVNLIENIYLEQNVCAEIAVRLALSKVVGAYGLVISCADEQNQLIAARKGSPLVIGVGDKEYYLGSDASPIIEYTDRVIYLNDEDVAIITKDDLVLKNIQNDALKPKIQKIELTIDKINKGDYEHYMLKEIHEQPTSIGDTFRGRIAIDKSKIFLGGITDVMPKLTQAKRIIIAACGTSWHAAMVGEYLFEEFARLPVEVEYASEFRYRNPVITPDDVLIAISQSGETADTLAAIKMAKEKGATILGICNVVGSSIPRETDAGVYTHAGPEIGVASTKAFTSQVTVLAMMAFMLGRKRGSMYDQLYKELIQELTLVPEKIVSILKSESYIKEIAEKYKDATNSLYLGRGYLFPVALEGALKLKEISYIHAEGYPAAEMKHGPIALIDENMPVFVLATKDKSYEKIVSNIQEVKARSGKVIAIVTEGDETIKQLADHVIEVPDSHEAIAPLLTVVPLQIISYYIAVMRGCNVDQPRNLAKSVTVE, from the coding sequence ATGTGCGGAATAGTTGCCTATGTAGGAGATAAAATGGCCTACCCGATTTTAATTAAAGGCTTACAACGATTAGAATATAGAGGATACGACTCGGCGGGTATTGCCTTGTTAAACTCGGGCATTCATACCTATAAATGTCTGGGAAAAGTAAATGATCTGGAAATGCATGCCAAGGGAGAACCTTTGTCGGGCACCATTGGTATGGGGCATACGCGCTGGGCCACACACGGCGAACCGAGCGACGCAAATGCACATCCACACACTTCTATGAATGGCAAATTTACGCTCGTACATAACGGTATTATCGAAAACTATGCGCATCTCAAAAAAGAACTTGAGCTGCGAGGGTACCAGTTTCGGAGCGATACAGACACCGAAGTGCTGGTCAATTTAATTGAAAATATCTATTTAGAGCAAAACGTATGTGCCGAAATAGCCGTACGGCTTGCTTTATCGAAAGTTGTGGGTGCATACGGTCTGGTCATTTCCTGTGCCGATGAACAAAACCAGTTGATAGCGGCACGTAAAGGAAGCCCGTTGGTAATAGGTGTTGGCGATAAGGAATACTACCTTGGCTCAGATGCATCGCCCATTATAGAGTACACCGATAGGGTGATTTACCTGAACGACGAGGACGTTGCCATTATTACTAAAGATGATTTGGTGTTAAAAAACATTCAAAACGATGCCTTAAAACCCAAAATACAAAAAATTGAACTTACTATCGACAAGATAAATAAGGGAGATTATGAGCATTATATGCTCAAAGAAATTCACGAGCAGCCTACTTCTATTGGAGATACGTTTAGAGGAAGGATAGCTATCGATAAATCAAAAATATTTTTGGGCGGCATTACCGATGTTATGCCTAAATTAACGCAGGCTAAACGAATTATTATAGCGGCCTGTGGCACCTCGTGGCATGCCGCCATGGTTGGCGAGTATCTTTTTGAAGAGTTCGCGCGCTTGCCGGTTGAAGTGGAATATGCATCGGAGTTTAGATACAGAAACCCGGTGATAACGCCTGACGATGTGCTGATAGCCATTTCGCAAAGTGGCGAAACGGCCGATACGCTGGCGGCGATAAAAATGGCCAAGGAAAAAGGCGCTACTATACTGGGCATATGCAATGTAGTAGGTTCTTCAATTCCCCGCGAAACGGATGCCGGCGTATATACTCATGCAGGACCCGAGATTGGTGTGGCATCAACCAAAGCCTTCACCTCACAGGTTACCGTTTTAGCCATGATGGCTTTTATGCTGGGACGTAAACGTGGCTCCATGTACGATCAACTATACAAAGAGCTGATACAGGAACTCACACTGGTGCCCGAAAAAATTGTTTCCATACTCAAATCGGAATCCTATATCAAAGAAATAGCCGAGAAGTACAAGGATGCTACCAACTCTTTGTATTTGGGTAGAGGTTACCTTTTTCCGGTAGCTTTGGAAGGCGCCTTAAAGCTAAAGGAAATTTCGTACATACATGCCGAGGGCTATCCCGCAGCCGAGATGAAACATGGCCCAATTGCCCTTATCGATGAAAATATGCCTGTATTTGTTTTGGCTACCAAGGATAAATCATACGAAAAAATTGTTAGCAACATACAGGAGGTGAAGGCGCGTAGTGGTAAAGTAATTGCCATTGTAACTGAAGGAGACGAAACCATCAAACAACTGGCGGATCATGTGATTGAGGTGCCCGATTCGCACGAAGCAATAGCCCCGTTACTGACCGTGGTGCCGTTGCAAATAATTTCGTATTATATTGCTGTTATGCGAGGCTGTAACGTGGATCAGCCAAGGAATTTGGCTAAGTCTGTTACGGTAGAATAA
- a CDS encoding glycogen/starch synthase: MKEKTKVLFISQEITPYLPETSMSKIGRFLPQGIQEKGKEIRTFMPRFGCINERRNQLHEVIRLSGMNLIIDDTDHPLIIKVASIQAARMQVYFIDNEDYFHRKHIFVGKDGEEFKDNDERAIFFARGVLETTKKLRWAPNIIHCHGWFTGLVPLIIKKAMNEDPHFAKSKLVYSIYNDDFKSTFSDTFPEKFAMEGIEKSDYAGLTPFNYENLSKLAINFSDGIIEGHPDANKNITDYAKASGKPFLKYHDEETYIDAYNKFYDELMNK, from the coding sequence ATGAAGGAAAAAACAAAGGTTTTATTTATTTCCCAGGAAATCACGCCCTACCTTCCGGAAACATCGATGTCGAAAATAGGTCGGTTCTTACCCCAGGGCATTCAGGAAAAGGGAAAAGAAATAAGGACGTTTATGCCACGTTTTGGCTGTATCAACGAGCGCAGAAACCAACTACATGAAGTGATCCGACTTTCGGGAATGAATTTAATAATTGACGACACAGATCATCCGTTAATTATTAAAGTAGCATCGATACAAGCTGCTCGAATGCAAGTTTACTTTATCGACAACGAGGATTACTTTCACAGAAAGCATATATTCGTAGGAAAGGATGGAGAGGAGTTTAAAGATAATGACGAACGAGCCATATTTTTTGCCCGAGGCGTTTTGGAAACTACAAAAAAGCTGAGGTGGGCACCCAACATTATCCACTGCCACGGATGGTTTACAGGATTAGTGCCTCTGATAATAAAAAAGGCCATGAACGAAGATCCGCATTTTGCCAAATCGAAGTTGGTTTATAGCATATATAACGACGATTTTAAAAGTACTTTCTCTGATACATTCCCTGAGAAGTTTGCAATGGAAGGTATCGAAAAAAGTGATTATGCCGGTTTGACACCCTTTAATTATGAGAACCTGAGCAAATTGGCTATCAACTTTAGCGACGGAATCATTGAAGGTCATCCAGATGCCAATAAGAATATCACTGATTATGCTAAGGCCTCCGGCAAGCCATTTTTAAAATATCACGACGAAGAAACTTATATTGATGCCTATAATAAGTTCTACGACGAATTGATGAACAAATAA
- the rfaE2 gene encoding D-glycero-beta-D-manno-heptose 1-phosphate adenylyltransferase, with product MRTDRSFKTKIVSSAQAVEIVQQWQENRQKVVFTNGCFDIVHRGHVEYLSAAAQKGNRLVLGLNTDASVKRIKGPTRPVVDEHSRATILAAFEFIDLVVPFDEDTPYELIKAIQPDVLVKGADYKAEDIVGYDIVMQKGGSVETIEFVAGFSTTDIIGKLSNPGTINN from the coding sequence ATGAGAACAGACAGATCGTTTAAAACAAAAATAGTTTCATCTGCACAAGCTGTTGAAATAGTGCAGCAGTGGCAGGAAAACAGGCAAAAGGTAGTTTTTACTAATGGATGCTTTGACATTGTGCACCGTGGACATGTTGAATATTTGTCGGCTGCAGCCCAAAAGGGCAACCGCTTGGTATTGGGTTTAAATACCGATGCATCGGTAAAACGCATAAAAGGGCCCACACGTCCAGTTGTGGATGAGCATAGCCGAGCTACTATTTTAGCTGCCTTTGAATTTATCGATTTAGTAGTGCCTTTTGATGAAGACACCCCTTACGAGTTAATTAAAGCTATACAGCCCGATGTGCTGGTTAAGGGAGCCGATTACAAGGCCGAGGATATTGTGGGCTATGATATTGTTATGCAAAAAGGAGGATCTGTAGAAACCATTGAATTTGTAGCGGGTTTTTCAACGACAGATATTATCGGAAAATTAAGTAATCCGGGAACAATTAATAACTAA
- the panD gene encoding aspartate 1-decarboxylase, translating to MMHIEVVKSKLHNVSVTEANLNYVGSITIDEDLMDEANIIENEKVQVVNNNNGERIETYVIKGERGSGVICLNGAAARKVAVGDIVIIITYASMPFEEAKQFKPRFVFPDTETNKLV from the coding sequence ATGATGCACATTGAAGTTGTAAAGTCTAAACTGCACAATGTTTCGGTTACCGAAGCCAACCTCAATTATGTGGGCAGCATTACCATTGACGAAGATTTGATGGATGAGGCCAACATTATAGAGAACGAAAAAGTGCAGGTAGTAAATAATAACAACGGCGAACGCATAGAGACCTATGTAATTAAAGGCGAACGCGGTTCGGGCGTGATATGCCTTAATGGTGCCGCTGCCCGAAAAGTGGCGGTAGGCGATATTGTGATTATTATTACTTATGCCTCCATGCCCTTTGAAGAGGCCAAACAGTTTAAACCCCGATTTGTGTTTCCGGATACCGAAACAAATAAACTGGTGTAA
- a CDS encoding DUF4270 family protein, with translation MLVAWSCEDKPAEIGAEIFGGNLIDTRISISSGDTIRATNTSAFGKVDFNAINYLMIGEYNDSVYGSISAGFASEFSLGNTLDDTVKLNYNEDYEYLGTELRLQYTNNSWIGDTLAKQKVTVYRLQERLDPDMDYHSDFDPLPLCYPAPIGTDTFEIKNGARDTLWQTANYVHNIAIAIDDAVGLELFEADSAIITNSESFKNLFKGVYVTAEKIDDRIGSVLRIPYTAESNLSQQLAVIIRRRNILTDADGQESIAYDTIPKLYPINKEATKTIRYTHDYTNTNIDFTGENNVDKIYVQGMGGTRGKINITDAFISKWKEILPSPDEDLNGPITSVASVELSFYLDTLADKNYKDNLPEALNLYVLNSNGNFVPPSFDLNLSNTNVPVFTGGKGANTESGDIKYTFSMQTGFFEEFIHPQISGNSQKKYQEFYLGIPAPEFNFNRVVLHGMNIEKVNSDETLKSSNLAVRYVVVD, from the coding sequence ATGCTAGTTGCTTGGTCGTGCGAAGATAAGCCGGCCGAAATAGGAGCAGAAATATTCGGTGGTAATCTGATAGATACCAGAATTTCCATTTCATCAGGCGACACCATTAGGGCTACCAATACCTCCGCTTTTGGGAAGGTTGACTTTAACGCGATAAATTACTTGATGATTGGGGAGTACAACGACTCTGTTTACGGAAGCATCAGTGCAGGGTTTGCAAGTGAATTTTCGCTGGGCAACACCCTTGATGATACGGTGAAATTAAATTATAACGAGGATTATGAGTATCTGGGAACCGAACTGAGGTTGCAGTACACTAACAACTCATGGATAGGTGACACCCTGGCTAAACAAAAAGTAACGGTGTACCGATTGCAGGAAAGATTAGATCCTGACATGGATTATCATTCGGATTTTGACCCTTTACCACTTTGCTACCCTGCGCCCATAGGAACCGATACATTTGAAATTAAAAACGGTGCCCGAGACACTTTGTGGCAAACGGCAAATTATGTGCATAATATTGCTATCGCTATTGATGATGCAGTTGGTTTAGAGCTGTTTGAGGCGGATTCGGCTATCATAACCAATTCAGAAAGCTTTAAAAACCTGTTTAAAGGTGTTTATGTAACTGCCGAAAAGATAGATGACAGAATTGGATCGGTACTCCGCATTCCGTATACCGCGGAGTCGAACCTATCGCAGCAGTTGGCCGTTATTATCAGGCGTAGGAATATTTTGACAGACGCGGACGGCCAGGAAAGTATTGCCTATGATACTATTCCTAAACTATATCCTATAAACAAGGAAGCTACGAAGACTATCCGTTATACCCACGACTATACCAATACAAATATTGATTTTACAGGTGAAAATAATGTAGATAAAATATATGTACAGGGTATGGGAGGCACAAGGGGTAAAATTAATATTACGGATGCTTTTATTTCTAAATGGAAAGAGATACTGCCTTCTCCGGACGAGGATTTAAATGGTCCTATAACCAGTGTTGCCTCGGTTGAATTGAGCTTTTATCTGGATACGCTCGCAGATAAAAATTATAAAGATAATTTACCGGAGGCACTAAACCTTTATGTTTTAAATAGCAATGGTAATTTTGTGCCACCATCATTTGACCTTAACCTAAGCAATACCAATGTGCCCGTTTTTACAGGCGGAAAAGGTGCCAATACCGAAAGTGGTGATATAAAGTATACCTTTAGCATGCAAACTGGTTTTTTTGAAGAGTTTATCCATCCGCAGATTTCGGGCAATAGTCAAAAAAAATATCAGGAGTTTTACCTGGGTATTCCTGCGCCTGAGTTTAACTTTAACCGTGTTGTTCTGCATGGTATGAACATTGAAAAAGTAAATTCGGACGAAACGCTAAAGTCATCTAACCTGGCCGTGAGGTATGTGGTAGTTGATTGA
- a CDS encoding CPBP family intramembrane glutamic endopeptidase, with the protein MKKYFYSTTPLQQLLLLIILTLSLWILISVFAIAVAVLFWGSEVLSNMNVLMANSTFLKFFQVFQSIGLFILPPVFFEWLTKGVFLPRHRTLGKNTGIYLILSVLVVVAAQPFITFLGVINHALVLPDYLANLEEWMRQKEAAAQQITEIFLVSTHWSHHIINVVIIAVLPAIGEELMFRGALQRVFHAIFKNVHWAVFFTAALFSAIHIQFFGFLPRFVLGLIFGYLMVFSGNIWLPILAHFTNNFMAFLVYQWYMSDNQTASNPLEAGSEYPDVFWVVTSAVVITLSLLLCKRLNNKVASEAQR; encoded by the coding sequence GTGAAGAAATATTTTTATAGTACCACACCCTTGCAGCAGCTTTTGCTCCTTATCATTTTAACCCTCTCGTTGTGGATTTTAATTTCCGTGTTTGCTATAGCGGTGGCTGTTTTATTTTGGGGTTCCGAAGTGCTAAGCAATATGAATGTTTTAATGGCCAATAGCACGTTTTTAAAGTTCTTTCAGGTATTTCAGAGCATCGGTTTATTTATTCTTCCTCCTGTTTTTTTTGAGTGGCTCACCAAGGGTGTGTTTTTACCCCGGCACAGGACTTTAGGAAAAAATACGGGAATTTATTTGATTCTTTCGGTGTTGGTAGTTGTGGCCGCTCAGCCTTTTATTACTTTTTTGGGTGTTATAAACCATGCATTGGTTTTGCCCGACTACCTGGCAAACCTGGAAGAATGGATGCGCCAAAAGGAAGCCGCCGCACAACAAATTACTGAAATATTTTTAGTTAGCACCCATTGGTCGCACCACATTATTAACGTTGTTATTATTGCTGTTTTACCGGCCATAGGGGAGGAACTCATGTTCAGAGGTGCCCTGCAGCGGGTATTTCATGCTATTTTTAAAAATGTGCATTGGGCGGTGTTTTTTACTGCTGCGCTTTTTAGTGCCATCCATATTCAATTTTTTGGATTTTTACCACGTTTTGTTTTAGGGTTGATATTTGGTTATTTGATGGTTTTTAGTGGTAATATATGGCTGCCCATATTGGCGCATTTTACCAACAACTTTATGGCTTTTTTGGTGTATCAATGGTATATGAGCGATAATCAGACTGCAAGCAATCCTTTAGAAGCGGGTAGTGAATACCCTGATGTTTTTTGGGTTGTTACAAGTGCTGTAGTGATAACACTAAGCTTGTTGTTATGCAAACGATTAAATAACAAGGTTGCTTCCGAAGCGCAAAGGTAA
- a CDS encoding DUF4954 family protein, translating into MLYRNLREEEIVLLKKQNCRSLDGWDKIQVTDNFIASNIKDVVFSGINCLGLFTERINLPSGVSDMAGIYNAHIHNCIVNDQCFIKNIGTSVSNYFVGEGAIIQNVATLIVEGESSFGNGIEVAAINEGGGREVLMYDELSVHTAYMMAFYRYRPKLITSLQQSIRSYVNRVSSSQGRIGEKAVLVNCGNLKNIIVGNSAHLSGVTLLNNGSVNSSAEAPVYIGEGVNAQNFIVSSGSRVSDGVYLRQCFVGQGCEISNSFTADNSLFFSNSQCLQGEACSIFAGPYTVTHHKSTLLIAGYYSFFNAGSGTNQSNHMYKLGPVHQGTIERGGRTGSNAYVLWPAQIGAFTMLLGNHYSNTDTTSLPFSYLIEDNGKSVLIPGQNLFNVGTVRDVKKWPNRDNRKGTHRLDYLVKDALNPYTIDKITEGIRVLEELRQKVKAEARHIMYKNIQMSPSSIQRGIKLYEQALIKYVGDVLVELLERDDFLSKRADFSPDNHVWLDVAGLIVNSASLENWMGAVEGNKIEINQWNSFFKSEAEAYPSLKQAHALQILQSYFSIDIASCGSTEIINFLERWIDSNNKIKSAILLDAKKEFNVKSKTGYGRDGEHIMKDIDFEAIRGTMSANSFVQEIELEYEKDNQKARQLIARLGR; encoded by the coding sequence ATGTTGTACAGAAACTTAAGAGAGGAAGAAATAGTTTTACTGAAAAAACAGAATTGCCGTTCCCTTGATGGATGGGATAAAATACAGGTGACGGATAATTTCATAGCATCAAACATTAAGGATGTTGTTTTTTCGGGCATCAATTGTTTGGGTTTGTTTACCGAGCGAATAAATTTACCTTCCGGGGTTTCCGATATGGCTGGAATTTATAATGCCCATATTCACAACTGCATTGTTAATGACCAGTGCTTCATTAAAAATATAGGCACATCTGTTTCAAATTACTTTGTGGGCGAAGGTGCAATTATTCAAAATGTAGCTACCTTAATTGTGGAAGGTGAAAGCAGCTTTGGAAACGGAATTGAAGTTGCAGCCATCAACGAAGGTGGGGGCAGAGAAGTACTCATGTACGATGAGCTATCGGTGCATACAGCTTATATGATGGCATTTTATCGGTACCGCCCGAAATTAATTACGAGCCTACAACAGTCTATCCGTAGTTATGTAAATAGAGTGAGCTCATCGCAAGGAAGAATTGGTGAAAAAGCCGTGCTTGTTAACTGCGGAAATCTTAAGAATATTATTGTGGGTAATTCGGCACATCTTAGTGGGGTTACGCTATTAAATAATGGATCCGTTAATAGTTCTGCGGAGGCACCTGTTTACATAGGTGAAGGCGTAAATGCCCAAAATTTTATTGTTTCGTCGGGTTCAAGGGTCAGCGATGGGGTATACTTAAGGCAATGTTTTGTGGGGCAGGGCTGTGAAATAAGTAATTCGTTTACCGCTGATAATTCGCTGTTCTTTTCGAACAGTCAATGTTTGCAGGGAGAGGCGTGTAGTATATTTGCCGGTCCCTATACGGTTACACACCATAAGTCGACCTTACTGATTGCAGGATATTATTCTTTTTTTAATGCCGGCAGCGGAACCAACCAAAGCAACCATATGTATAAGCTGGGGCCCGTTCACCAGGGCACAATTGAGCGAGGGGGACGCACAGGAAGTAATGCTTATGTACTTTGGCCTGCGCAAATAGGTGCCTTTACCATGTTGTTAGGCAATCATTACAGTAACACAGACACCACCTCACTTCCTTTTTCGTATCTAATCGAAGATAATGGTAAAAGTGTTTTGATACCCGGTCAAAATCTGTTTAATGTAGGTACTGTCCGCGATGTTAAAAAATGGCCTAATCGTGATAACCGAAAGGGAACGCATCGTCTGGATTATTTGGTAAAGGATGCGCTAAACCCATATACCATCGATAAAATAACTGAAGGCATACGCGTGTTAGAAGAGCTTAGGCAAAAAGTAAAAGCCGAAGCCAGACATATCATGTATAAGAACATTCAAATGTCGCCTTCCTCTATCCAAAGGGGAATTAAGCTTTACGAACAGGCTTTGATTAAATATGTGGGCGATGTGTTAGTTGAATTGTTGGAGAGGGATGATTTTTTAAGCAAGAGAGCTGATTTTTCTCCGGATAACCATGTGTGGCTCGATGTGGCCGGATTAATTGTTAATAGCGCGTCTTTAGAAAATTGGATGGGTGCAGTGGAAGGGAATAAAATTGAGATTAACCAATGGAACAGCTTTTTTAAAAGTGAGGCCGAAGCATATCCGAGCTTAAAACAAGCACACGCACTGCAAATACTTCAAAGCTACTTTAGTATCGATATTGCATCGTGTGGAAGCACAGAAATTATTAATTTTCTGGAAAGGTGGATAGATAGTAACAATAAAATTAAAAGTGCTATCCTATTGGATGCCAAAAAAGAGTTTAACGTAAAAAGTAAAACGGGCTACGGTAGAGATGGGGAACATATAATGAAGGATATTGATTTTGAGGCGATACGTGGAACAATGAGCGCTAATTCTTTTGTTCAAGAAATTGAGTTGGAATACGAAAAGGACAATCAAAAAGCTCGCCAGCTTATTGCGAGACTGGGTCGATAA
- the radA gene encoding DNA repair protein RadA: MAKTKSVFVCQNCGTDSPKWVGKCNACGQWNTFVEELVHKSPSKSGIVHDFFDTSASKPIYINEVPVSDLPRINTSNIELDRVLGGGMVPGSMILVGGEPGIGKSTLVLQMALRIGTQKVLYVSGEESPQQIKLRADRIHKGNENCLVVSETSLEKIMGHIKSVKPDLLVIDSIQTLSSESIESLPGSVSQIRECTGAILRVAKETNLPVVLIGHINKEGNLAGPKVLEHMVDVVLQFEGDRNHMYRILRSIKNRFGSTAEIGIFEMLGDGLREVANPSELLLSYHHDNLSGVAISAAIEGMRPFLIETQALVSTAAYGTPQRSATGFDLRRLNMLLAVLEKRAGFKLAVKDVFLNIAGGIKVNDPSIDLAVVSAILSSNIDIPLTQKICMAGEVGLSGEIRPVTRIEQRIGEAAKLGFEQIIIPKFTKGPHLAKYDIQITQVSKLEEAFKLLFA, encoded by the coding sequence ATGGCCAAAACCAAATCTGTTTTTGTTTGTCAAAACTGCGGTACCGATTCGCCCAAGTGGGTTGGCAAGTGCAATGCCTGTGGTCAATGGAATACCTTTGTTGAGGAGTTGGTGCATAAATCCCCTTCAAAATCGGGCATAGTCCATGATTTTTTTGACACCAGCGCTTCAAAGCCAATTTACATCAATGAAGTCCCTGTTTCGGATTTGCCCCGTATAAACACCTCCAACATTGAACTCGACAGAGTGCTGGGTGGTGGTATGGTGCCGGGATCCATGATTTTGGTAGGTGGCGAGCCGGGTATTGGAAAATCCACATTGGTCCTTCAGATGGCCTTACGCATCGGCACTCAAAAAGTGCTCTACGTTTCGGGCGAGGAAAGTCCGCAACAAATAAAGCTCAGAGCCGATAGGATACATAAGGGTAACGAAAACTGTTTGGTGGTGAGCGAAACCTCACTGGAAAAAATAATGGGTCATATTAAAAGTGTAAAACCCGATTTATTGGTTATCGACTCTATACAAACCCTGAGCAGCGAAAGCATTGAATCGTTGCCCGGCAGCGTTTCGCAAATCAGGGAATGCACAGGCGCCATATTACGTGTAGCCAAAGAAACTAATTTGCCCGTTGTGTTAATAGGACATATCAACAAAGAAGGTAATTTAGCCGGGCCAAAAGTGTTAGAGCACATGGTTGATGTGGTGCTTCAGTTTGAGGGAGACAGGAACCACATGTACCGCATTCTCCGCTCCATAAAAAACAGGTTTGGATCAACAGCCGAGATAGGCATTTTTGAAATGTTGGGTGATGGTTTGCGCGAAGTAGCCAACCCCTCGGAGCTACTCCTCTCCTACCACCACGATAATTTGAGCGGAGTGGCCATTTCTGCCGCCATCGAAGGGATGAGGCCTTTTTTAATAGAAACACAGGCTTTGGTGAGCACGGCTGCCTACGGCACCCCGCAGCGTTCAGCCACCGGTTTCGATTTGCGGAGATTGAACATGCTACTGGCCGTATTGGAGAAAAGAGCAGGTTTTAAACTGGCCGTTAAAGATGTGTTCCTGAATATTGCCGGCGGAATCAAAGTAAACGATCCCTCTATCGACTTGGCCGTTGTGTCGGCTATTCTCTCCTCCAACATCGACATACCGTTAACGCAAAAAATTTGCATGGCTGGCGAAGTAGGCCTGTCGGGCGAGATACGGCCTGTGACACGGATTGAGCAAAGGATAGGAGAAGCCGCTAAATTAGGCTTCGAGCAAATAATCATACCCAAATTTACCAAAGGGCCCCATTTGGCTAAATACGATATACAAATAACACAAGTAAGTAAACTCGAAGAGGCTTTTAAGCTGTTGTTTGCGTAA
- the panC gene encoding pantoate--beta-alanine ligase, producing MEIVTKSEELKKMVGKHKEEGLTIGFVPTMGALHQGHLSLINKAATCTDIVVVSIFVNPNQFNNPDDLKNYPRTIDEDTLLLNSTACNILYHPSVNQVYPNKDTRTFDFGMLDKVMEGEFRPGHFNGVAQVVSRFFDLVQPDKAFFGEKDFQQLAIIKAMTKMLNYPVEIIAGEIIREKDGLALSSRNARLNYEQRKAAPLISKVLMESKPLMNTKNIKEVVNFVVENINKSALLNVEYFNIVDGDTLQTLDKWSQSDYIVGCIAVFADKVRLIDNLIYKKLL from the coding sequence ATGGAAATCGTTACTAAGTCAGAAGAGCTTAAAAAAATGGTAGGCAAACATAAGGAGGAAGGCCTAACAATTGGCTTTGTGCCAACCATGGGCGCCTTGCACCAAGGCCATTTAAGTTTAATAAATAAAGCAGCCACTTGTACAGATATTGTGGTTGTAAGTATTTTTGTAAACCCCAATCAGTTCAATAACCCTGACGACCTGAAAAATTATCCGCGAACCATTGACGAGGATACCTTGTTATTAAATAGCACAGCTTGCAATATTTTGTATCATCCATCAGTTAACCAGGTGTACCCAAATAAAGATACCAGAACATTTGACTTTGGCATGCTTGACAAGGTGATGGAAGGTGAATTCAGACCCGGACATTTTAATGGGGTGGCACAGGTAGTAAGCCGATTTTTTGACCTGGTGCAGCCCGACAAGGCTTTTTTTGGCGAAAAGGACTTTCAGCAATTGGCCATTATTAAAGCCATGACAAAAATGCTTAATTATCCGGTAGAGATAATAGCCGGCGAAATAATTAGAGAAAAAGATGGTTTAGCCCTCAGCTCGCGCAATGCAAGGCTCAACTACGAACAACGGAAAGCTGCTCCTTTAATTTCAAAGGTATTAATGGAATCAAAACCGCTGATGAACACTAAAAATATAAAAGAAGTTGTTAATTTTGTGGTCGAAAACATTAATAAGTCCGCCCTGTTAAATGTAGAGTATTTTAATATTGTGGATGGTGACACACTGCAAACACTTGATAAATGGAGCCAAAGTGATTATATTGTAGGCTGCATAGCAGTATTTGCGGATAAAGTAAGATTGATTGATAATTTGATTTACAAAAAACTTTTATGA